The Triticum dicoccoides isolate Atlit2015 ecotype Zavitan chromosome 6A, WEW_v2.0, whole genome shotgun sequence genome has a window encoding:
- the LOC119316021 gene encoding protein BZR1 homolog 3-like — MASRVPTWRERENNRRRERRRRAVAANIFHGLRARGGYALPKHCDNNEVLKALCDEAGWTVEPDGTTYRKGSKPVTAEGTNPMVRSGSPSPCSSHQVSPRASFPTSGTSSHTTLGGGRGSCYEGGSLIPWLKNLSSGSGFASSSKFPRYSPHSYYFSGGSISAPVTPPSGSPRRMPCLNAGWGEYPSAQVQPPWVGAGGSGYDDYASLPNSTPSSPRGGQGVGPDPAAWLSGFQISSAGPSSPTYSLMAPSNPFRVSGEMAAATASSSRMRTPCQSGTCSPVALAVHGDVQMGARAEDDFEFGSGGRPVSVNAWEGERIHEVCASDEPELDLTLGLGSSNTRASALN, encoded by the exons ATGGCGTCGAGGGTGCCGACGTGGAGGGAGCGGGAGAACAACCGGCGGCGCGAGCGGCGCCGGCGCGCGGTGGCCGCCAACATCTTCCACGGGCTGCGCGCCCGCGGCGGCTACGCGCTCCCCAAGCACTGCGACAACAACGAGGTGCTCAAGGCGCTCTGCGACGAGGCCGGCTGGACCGTCGAGCCCGACGGCACCACCTACCGCAAG GGTTCCAAGCCTGTAACAGCAGAAGGTACCAACCCGATGGTCCGGTCGGGCTCCCCAAGCCCGTGCTCGTCGCACCAGGTGAGCCCGCGGGCCTCCTTCCCGACCTCCGGCACGTCCTCGCATACCACGCTCGGCGGCGGCCGCGGCAGCTGCTACGAGGGCGGTTCCCTCATCCCTTGGCTCAAGAACCTCTCCTCCGGCTCCGGGTTCGCGTCCTCTTCCAAGTTCCCGCGATACTCGCCCCACTCGTACTACTTCAGCGGTGGCTCCATCAGCGCGCCGGTGACCCCGCCGTCGGGCTCGCCGCGGCGCATGCCCTGCCTCAACGCGGGATGGGGCGAGTATCCGAGTGCCCAGGTCCAGCCTCCATGGGTCGGCGCCGGCGGCAGCGGCTACGATGATTACGCCTCTCTCCCCAACTCCACGCCGTCGAGCCCCCGCGGAGGCCAGGGCGTCGGTCCAGACCCGGCCGCCTGGCTCTCCGGCTTCCAGATATCGTCGGCCGGCCCGTCGTCTCCGACCTACAGCCTCATGGCTCCTTCGAACCCCTTCCGAGTCTCCGGGGAGATGGCAGCGGCCACCGCGAGCTCTTCGAGGATGCGCACCCCGTGTCAGAGCGGGACGTGCTCGCCGGTGGCGCTGGCGGTCCATGGCGATGTCCAAATGGGGGCCCGCGCGGAGGATGACTTCGAGTTCGGGAGCGGCGGGAGGCCGGTGTCGGTGAATGCGTGGGAGGGGGAGCGCATCCACGAGGTGTGCGCCTCGGATGAGCCTGAGCTGGACCTCACCCTCGGGCTCGGGAGCTCCAACACCCGCGCAAGCGCACTGAACTGA